The following nucleotide sequence is from Chryseobacterium sp. CY350.
GATTTCATTTTCGTTTGGTCTAGGCAATTCAATGATTTCATCAAATCTTCTAAACAAAGCTTTATCTAAACTAGCTTCTAAATTTGTTGTAGCAATTAAAATCCCTTGACCCTTGTACTCTTCTAAAAGTCCTAAAACTATATTAACAATACGATGAATTTCACCAATATCATTAGATTTGGAATCTCTTTGTTGTCCTATAATATCAAACTCATCTAATAATAAAACGCAAGGGTAGTTTTCAATACTTTCAAACAGTTTATTTAGATTTGATGCTGATTCCCCAAGGTATGAAGATATTATTGTATCGAAACGAACTTTATAGAAAGGTAATCCCAAATCCCAAGCAATCCTTTCAGCTGTCATACTTTTTCCACATCCTGAACTACCGTACAAAAGTATTTTTTGACGGGGTCTAAGACCGTGGTGAGCTAATCTTTCTCTTGCTATATATTCCTTTTCAATTCTCAACACTTTTTCTTCCACCGATGGAGCAAGAACCATATCGTGTCTTAAAAAATCATTTTCTATATGAGTCGCTAAAGGTAATTTATACCTTCTATCGGCAGGAATCGAAAAAATATCATCTTTACTTTTTGTGAGTTTTAGTACTGGCGATCTCTGAGGTTCAATAACTTTTGCAAGATTTCCTTCAAGAATCATATCAAGCCTCTCTGCCAATTTCGTATGCCCCTTTTTTCTCTCATCCTCAATAATGGAATAAGCTATCCTTACCAAAGGCTCTTCTTTATTGCCTTCGATAGATTTGAACAATCTTGTAAGTAGTGTTTGGTTCATCTAGATGATATAACTTTCAGATGCAAATTTAAACATTCAAATTTACACTCTAAATATATAAATAATTTTAAGTTTATATTAGAATAAGTTCAGTTATCTATATAAGTAAAGCTTTTAGTGATGTAAGTTCAAAATTAAAACATACATAATATTGAATAAGTAGTAAAAGAATAGATAACATAGTCCCCCTTTTATTCCCCCTTGAAAACAAAAAAGACTGTTAATCAATGATTAACAGTCTTTTTGTGTACCCCAGACGGGACTTGAACCCGTACATCCGAAGATACAGGATTTTAAGTCCTGCGTGTCTACCAATTCCACCACCAGGGCATGGAGTGGAGCGAAAAACGGGACTCGAACCCGCGACCCCAACCTTGGCAAGGTTGTGCTCTACCAGCTGAGCTATTTTCGCATAATTTGTGCGGATGAAGGGACTCGAACCCCCACGCCTCACGGCACCAGATCCTAAGTCTGGCGTGGCTACCAATTACACCACATCCGCATTATTATTGAGTTATTTTAAAGAACTTCTTTCGTTTTTGTGAGTGCAAATATAGGGCAATAATTTGTATTTGCAAGAGTTTTCACAAAAAAAATTATTTTTTTTCAAAATTTATTGGGGAGGCGTTTTTATTACATTTCAATTTACTACTTTTACAAAGTTAATATTTACGATATGGAATTACAAGGAACGGTAAAGAAAATCACTGATGTTCAAACATTTGCGAGTGGTTTTCAAAAAAGAGAAATGGTTATTCTTACGCAGGAGCAATACCCACAGCCAATAAACATTGAATTTTTACAGGATAAAATAAATTTATTGGACGCTCTGAAAGAAGGAGAAAATGTGAAAGTAGGAATCAACATCAGAGGTAGAGAATGGGTTTCGCCGCAAGGAGAAACTAAGTATTTCAATTCTATCACAGGATGGAGAGTAGAAAAAGTGATGGATGGCGGTACGGGTTCTGAACCAACGCAAGCATCTTCTCAACAATCTGCATCACCGGTTTCTAACGAAAATCCTTTTGCTGGAGACGACGATGACGATTTACCTTTTTAACTAAAGCATAAAAACAAATACAATCCCGCTTTTTTAAGTGGGATTTTTTTCACCTCATGATCAGACTAGACCCTAACGAAATATCTTTTCCAAACCCGCTGCATTACGACGGTCACGAAGGTATGATCGCTTTTGGCGGAGATTTATCTGTGGAAAGAATCTGGTTTGCTTATCAAAACGGGATTTTCCCGTGGTTTAATCCTGATGAAGAAATTTTGTGGTGGTGTCCCGACCCGCGGTTTGTTCTTTTTCCTGACGAACTGAAAATTTCAAAATCGATGAAGAAAATTTTGAAGAACAATATTTTTACATTCACCGAGAATAAAAACTTTAAAGAGGTTATCAAAAACTGTCAGGAAATCAACCGAAAAGGTCAAGACGGAACCTGGCTTTCTGATGAACTGATGGAATCTTTTACAAAACTCCACGATTTTGGTTTCGCAAAAAGCATTGAAGTCTGGCAAAATAACGAACTGGTTGGTGGTTTTTACGGATTGCAAATAGGAAAAGTTTTCTGCG
It contains:
- a CDS encoding AAA family ATPase produces the protein MNQTLLTRLFKSIEGNKEEPLVRIAYSIIEDERKKGHTKLAERLDMILEGNLAKVIEPQRSPVLKLTKSKDDIFSIPADRRYKLPLATHIENDFLRHDMVLAPSVEEKVLRIEKEYIARERLAHHGLRPRQKILLYGSSGCGKSMTAERIAWDLGLPFYKVRFDTIISSYLGESASNLNKLFESIENYPCVLLLDEFDIIGQQRDSKSNDIGEIHRIVNIVLGLLEEYKGQGILIATTNLEASLDKALFRRFDEIIELPRPNENEIIDLLKITFSALRLNKEIDLSKCASKMQGLSYALVVKIANDAAKKSIINSSKEISVNDLDKALEENLAFNK
- a CDS encoding DUF3127 domain-containing protein, with translation MELQGTVKKITDVQTFASGFQKREMVILTQEQYPQPINIEFLQDKINLLDALKEGENVKVGINIRGREWVSPQGETKYFNSITGWRVEKVMDGGTGSEPTQASSQQSASPVSNENPFAGDDDDDLPF
- the aat gene encoding leucyl/phenylalanyl-tRNA--protein transferase, whose product is MIRLDPNEISFPNPLHYDGHEGMIAFGGDLSVERIWFAYQNGIFPWFNPDEEILWWCPDPRFVLFPDELKISKSMKKILKNNIFTFTENKNFKEVIKNCQEINRKGQDGTWLSDELMESFTKLHDFGFAKSIEVWQNNELVGGFYGLQIGKVFCGESMFAKVSNASKAGFIHFVETHKNKFVLIDCQSHTEHLESLGARMIPKKEFLKTLHKNNERR